A portion of the bacterium genome contains these proteins:
- the rfaE1 gene encoding D-glycero-beta-D-manno-heptose-7-phosphate kinase, with protein MRGVTRARLRTLVQRMAGVRVLVVGDLMLDQFVRGRVQRISPEAPVPVVHVQSEDEQPGGAGNVVRNLVELGGRAAVAGIVGDDPAGRRLGDVLAGLGAATTGIVASRHGATTQKTRIVAHQQQVVRLDREAAAPDAAAGRRLRDWVLAQRRRWDVLVVSDYGKGVVGPELLGALATAHARAPFTWLVDPKRVNFPHYRRMSLIKPNREEAGAAAGIDIVDDVTLAAAGTRLLERWEAESVLISRGDEGMALFRPRRRTHTVPTVAREVFDVTGAGDTVIATCALALGAGGTLEEATVLANHAAGVVVGKFGTATVSAAELRAAIASR; from the coding sequence ATGCGGGGGGTGACGCGGGCGCGACTGCGAACGCTGGTGCAGCGCATGGCCGGCGTGCGCGTGCTCGTGGTCGGCGATCTCATGCTCGACCAGTTCGTGCGCGGGCGGGTGCAGCGCATCTCGCCGGAGGCGCCGGTGCCGGTCGTGCACGTGCAGAGCGAGGACGAGCAGCCGGGCGGAGCGGGCAACGTCGTGCGCAACCTCGTCGAGCTGGGCGGGCGCGCCGCCGTCGCCGGCATCGTCGGCGACGACCCCGCCGGCCGCCGGCTGGGCGACGTGCTTGCCGGGCTGGGCGCCGCGACCACCGGGATCGTCGCCTCGCGCCACGGCGCGACGACGCAGAAGACGCGCATCGTCGCGCACCAGCAGCAGGTGGTGCGGCTCGATCGCGAAGCGGCGGCGCCCGACGCCGCGGCCGGGCGGCGGCTGCGCGACTGGGTGCTGGCGCAGCGGCGGCGCTGGGACGTGCTGGTCGTGTCCGACTACGGCAAGGGCGTCGTCGGGCCCGAGCTGCTGGGCGCGCTGGCGACGGCCCATGCCCGCGCGCCGTTCACCTGGCTCGTCGATCCGAAGCGGGTGAACTTCCCGCACTACCGCCGCATGTCGCTCATCAAGCCGAACCGCGAGGAGGCGGGGGCGGCGGCGGGGATCGACATCGTCGACGACGTCACGCTCGCGGCGGCCGGGACGCGGCTGCTCGAGCGCTGGGAGGCCGAGTCGGTGCTGATCTCGCGCGGCGACGAGGGCATGGCGCTCTTCCGCCCGCGGCGGCGCACGCACACGGTGCCGACGGTCGCGCGCGAGGTCTTCGACGTCACCGGCGCGGGCGACACGGTGATCGCGACCTGCGCGCTGGCGTTGGGGGCAGGGGGCACGCTGGAGGAGGCGACCGTGCTGGCCAATCACGCGGCCGGCGTGGTGGTCGGCAAATTCGGTACGGCCACCGTGAGCGCAGCCGAGCTGCGCGCGGCGATCGCGTCACGGTGA
- the rpmB gene encoding 50S ribosomal protein L28: MARVCEVCGKHRSVGNNVSHANNKTKRTWQPNLQRVHARVGTAGRYLLVCTRCIRSGKVQKAASA; encoded by the coding sequence ATGGCACGGGTCTGCGAAGTGTGCGGCAAGCACCGCTCGGTCGGCAACAACGTGAGCCACGCGAACAACAAGACCAAGCGGACGTGGCAGCCGAACCTCCAGCGCGTCCACGCGCGCGTCGGCACCGCAGGCCGCTACCTGCTCGTCTGCACCCGCTGCATCCGCAGCGGCAAGGTCCAGAAGGCCGCCTCGGCCTGA
- a CDS encoding Rid family detoxifying hydrolase: protein MSRRALESAPGAPQAVGPYSPAVVAGDLVFCAGQIGLDPATTTLVAGGTAAQAAQALQNLDAVLAAAGCGRDDVVKTTVFLVDAADGKLVNELYGRHFRAPYPARSTVVVAGLPLGARVEIEAIALRPTA, encoded by the coding sequence GTGAGCCGGCGCGCGCTCGAGAGTGCCCCCGGCGCGCCGCAGGCGGTGGGGCCGTACTCGCCCGCGGTCGTCGCCGGCGACCTCGTCTTCTGCGCCGGCCAGATCGGCCTCGACCCGGCGACGACGACGCTCGTCGCGGGCGGCACCGCGGCGCAGGCGGCGCAGGCGCTGCAGAACCTCGACGCCGTGCTGGCGGCGGCGGGCTGCGGGCGGGACGACGTGGTGAAGACGACGGTGTTCCTGGTCGACGCCGCCGACGGGAAGCTCGTCAACGAGCTCTACGGCCGCCACTTCCGGGCGCCGTACCCGGCGCGCTCGACCGTCGTCGTGGCGGGGTTGCCGCTCGGGGCGCGCGTCGAGATCGAGGCGATCGCGCTCCGGCCGACGGCCTGA
- a CDS encoding AAA family ATPase encodes MLITISGLPGSGKTTVAKLVAAELGLEHVYAGNIFRQQAAEHGLSLEEYLRRAETDPSIDRDLDRRMRERAARGAAVLEGRLAAFMAEQARVPALRVFLDASEAVRAERITGREGGHARERLRETQAREASDRKRYLDLYGVDYHDKARYDLVIDTDHRTPADLAGEIVSKARARGGAAHRP; translated from the coding sequence GTGCTGATCACGATCTCGGGCCTGCCGGGCAGCGGCAAGACGACGGTGGCGAAGCTGGTCGCGGCCGAGCTCGGGCTGGAGCACGTCTACGCCGGCAACATCTTCCGCCAGCAGGCGGCCGAGCACGGGCTCAGCCTCGAGGAGTACCTGCGCCGGGCCGAAACCGATCCGTCGATCGACCGCGATCTCGACCGCCGCATGCGGGAGCGGGCGGCGCGCGGCGCGGCCGTGCTCGAGGGCCGGCTGGCCGCGTTCATGGCCGAGCAGGCGCGGGTGCCGGCGCTGCGCGTCTTCCTCGACGCCTCCGAGGCGGTGCGCGCCGAGCGCATCACGGGGCGCGAGGGCGGCCACGCCAGGGAGCGGCTGCGCGAGACCCAGGCGCGCGAGGCGTCCGATCGCAAACGCTACCTCGACCTGTATGGGGTCGATTACCACGACAAGGCCCGGTACGATCTCGTCATCGACACCGACCATCGCACGCCGGCCGACCTCGCAGGGGAGATCGTCTCGAAAGCGCGCGCCCGGGGAGGTGCCGCGCACCGTCCATGA
- a CDS encoding glucose-6-phosphate isomerase (catalyzes the formation of D-fructose 6-phosphate from D-glucose 6-phosphate), translating into MPNQRRRRWREAMTVRIDLNGLLAATTGADGVTAEELTALAPELARVRRTLAERRAAGALPFADLPSRSADLAAVRAAADAARTEFDTCVVLGIGGSALGTHALLHALGRGRRDGLRCLVSDTIDPWAFARLLEPLDLARTLFVVVSKSGDTAETMARFLIVRDRLLREMGAVDYKRHLLVVTHPAHGSLRQIVNDEGFAALPAVPDVDGRFSVLTAAGLLPAALAGIDVDELLAGAAWVDERQQAVEDPLTVPALALAGALWLLATRHEKRIVVLMSYAERLAVAGDWFCQLWGESLGKAQGADGRDATFASTPLRARGSADQHSQMQLYVEGPRDKVVLFLRVEDHGETLDIPAAYQDIEEVGCLGGNALGTMLNGEQRATEAALARRGRPSAALVLPEVSAFTVGQLLGLLEWTTVATALLAGIDPFGAPAIEEGKQYTFGLMGRPGFEDRRAEVERWAAVRDPRWIL; encoded by the coding sequence ATGCCGAATCAGCGGCGCCGTCGCTGGCGCGAGGCCATGACGGTTCGCATCGACCTGAATGGCCTGCTCGCCGCGACGACCGGGGCGGATGGGGTGACGGCGGAGGAGCTGACGGCGCTCGCGCCGGAGCTGGCGCGCGTCCGCCGGACGCTCGCCGAGCGGCGTGCCGCGGGCGCGCTGCCGTTCGCGGATCTGCCGTCGCGCAGCGCCGATCTCGCGGCGGTCCGTGCCGCCGCGGACGCGGCGCGCACGGAGTTCGACACCTGCGTCGTGCTCGGCATCGGCGGCTCCGCGCTCGGCACGCACGCGCTGCTGCACGCGCTCGGCCGCGGGCGCCGCGACGGGCTGCGCTGCCTCGTTTCCGACACGATCGATCCGTGGGCCTTCGCGCGCCTGCTCGAGCCGCTCGATCTCGCACGCACGCTGTTCGTCGTGGTCAGCAAGTCCGGCGACACCGCCGAGACGATGGCGCGGTTCCTCATCGTGCGCGATCGGCTGCTGCGCGAGATGGGCGCCGTCGACTACAAGCGCCACCTGCTCGTGGTGACGCATCCGGCGCACGGCTCGCTGCGCCAGATCGTCAACGACGAGGGCTTCGCGGCGCTGCCGGCGGTGCCCGACGTCGACGGCCGCTTCTCCGTCCTGACGGCCGCCGGCCTGCTGCCGGCCGCGCTCGCGGGCATCGACGTCGACGAGCTGCTCGCCGGCGCCGCGTGGGTCGACGAGCGGCAGCAGGCGGTCGAGGATCCGCTGACGGTGCCGGCGCTGGCGCTGGCCGGCGCGCTGTGGCTGCTGGCCACGCGCCACGAGAAGCGCATCGTGGTGCTGATGAGCTACGCCGAGCGTCTCGCCGTCGCCGGCGACTGGTTCTGCCAGCTCTGGGGCGAGAGCCTCGGCAAAGCGCAGGGCGCCGACGGTCGCGACGCGACCTTCGCCTCGACGCCGCTGCGGGCACGCGGCAGCGCCGACCAGCATTCGCAGATGCAGCTCTACGTCGAGGGGCCGCGCGACAAGGTCGTCCTCTTCCTGCGCGTCGAAGACCACGGCGAGACGCTCGACATCCCCGCCGCGTACCAGGACATCGAGGAGGTCGGGTGCCTCGGCGGCAACGCCCTCGGCACGATGCTGAACGGCGAGCAGCGCGCCACCGAGGCGGCGCTCGCACGCCGCGGGCGGCCGAGCGCCGCGCTCGTGCTGCCCGAGGTGAGCGCATTCACGGTCGGACAGCTGCTCGGGCTCCTCGAATGGACGACGGTCGCGACCGCGTTGCTCGCGGGCATCGATCCCTTCGGGGCGCCCGCCATCGAAGAAGGCAAGCAATACACGTTCGGGCTCATGGGACGCCCAGGGTTCGAGGACCGGC
- a CDS encoding YicC family protein: MRSMTGYGTATTAGRWAQITVEVRGVNQRHLDVRVTAPREYAAWEGELRDRVRAHAERGRVDVSVVRVAAAGRRRYRVAMREELARSYVTAARGLGRRLGLPGEVTLADVLRLPDLFEVAEQAPDLAAELPIVRRTLGAALRAFDRERRREGRHVQRDMQRRAAALRGFVAKIRKRLPHIQRALRRRVEERLGRLAEGAQIDPTRVAQELATLADRSDVTEELVRLDGHLAALDAALKGTAPIGKRVEFLLQEILRECNTTGAKAGDLATSALVLEAKGEVEKLREQVQNVE, from the coding sequence ATGCGAAGCATGACGGGCTACGGCACCGCCACGACGGCGGGACGCTGGGCACAGATCACCGTCGAGGTGCGCGGCGTGAACCAGCGCCACCTCGACGTCCGGGTGACGGCGCCGCGCGAGTACGCGGCGTGGGAGGGGGAGCTGCGCGACCGGGTGCGGGCGCATGCGGAGCGCGGGCGCGTCGACGTCAGCGTCGTGCGCGTCGCCGCCGCCGGGCGCCGGCGCTACCGCGTGGCGATGCGCGAGGAGCTGGCGCGCTCGTACGTGACCGCGGCGCGCGGCCTCGGGAGGCGCCTCGGGCTGCCGGGCGAGGTCACGCTCGCCGACGTGCTGCGCCTCCCCGATCTGTTCGAGGTCGCCGAGCAGGCGCCGGACCTGGCCGCGGAGCTGCCCATCGTGCGGCGGACGCTCGGCGCGGCTCTGCGTGCGTTCGACCGTGAGCGGCGGCGCGAGGGGCGGCACGTGCAGCGCGACATGCAGCGGCGGGCGGCGGCGCTGCGGGGCTTCGTGGCGAAGATCCGCAAGCGCCTGCCGCACATCCAGCGGGCGCTCCGTAGGCGCGTCGAGGAGCGGCTCGGACGCCTCGCCGAAGGCGCGCAGATCGACCCCACGCGCGTCGCGCAGGAGCTGGCGACGCTGGCCGACCGCAGCGACGTCACCGAGGAGCTGGTCCGCCTGGACGGCCACCTGGCCGCGCTCGACGCGGCGTTGAAGGGCACGGCGCCGATCGGCAAGCGGGTCGAGTTCCTGCTCCAGGAGATCCTGCGCGAGTGCAACACGACCGGCGCCAAGGCGGGCGATCTCGCCACCAGCGCCCTCGTCCTCGAGGCCAAGGGCGAGGTCGAGAAGCTGCGCGAGCAGGTGCAGAACGTCGAGTGA
- the rfaE2 gene encoding D-glycero-beta-D-manno-heptose 1-phosphate adenylyltransferase, whose amino-acid sequence MVGGAVTIPKLASDAAALRAALAPRRAAGARVVFTNGCFDLLHPGHVRYLAAARALGDVLVVGLNDDASVRRLKGSGRPILSAAERAEVLAGLAAVDHVIVFAADTPLALIAALAPDVLVKGADWALEDIVGRAEVEAAGGRVERVTVVPGVSTSELLRRIRAGA is encoded by the coding sequence ATGGTCGGCGGCGCGGTGACGATTCCGAAGCTCGCGTCCGATGCCGCGGCGCTGCGCGCCGCCCTCGCCCCGCGGCGCGCCGCCGGCGCGCGTGTCGTCTTCACGAACGGCTGCTTCGACCTGCTCCACCCGGGGCACGTGCGCTATCTCGCCGCGGCGCGCGCGCTCGGCGACGTCCTCGTCGTCGGCCTGAACGACGACGCCTCGGTACGACGGCTGAAGGGCAGCGGCCGCCCCATCCTCTCGGCCGCCGAGCGTGCCGAGGTGCTGGCCGGCCTCGCCGCCGTCGACCACGTGATCGTCTTCGCCGCGGACACCCCGCTCGCCCTGATCGCCGCCCTCGCGCCGGACGTGCTCGTGAAGGGCGCCGACTGGGCTCTCGAAGACATCGTCGGCCGCGCCGAGGTCGAGGCCGCCGGAGGCCGGGTCGAGCGGGTCACGGTCGTACCGGGGGTCTCGACCAGCGAGCTGCTCCGCCGCATCCGCGCGGGGGCCTGA
- a CDS encoding bifunctional (p)ppGpp synthetase/guanosine-3',5'-bis(diphosphate) 3'-pyrophosphohydrolase: MTIGDLIDRVRGYSPTANVDVIQKAYDFSAEVHHGQRRRSGEPYLTHPLQVAGIIADLRLDVPSVATGLLHDTVEDTLATLPQLQELFGDEIAVLVDGVTKIGQINFTSREEKQAENFRKMLLAMARDIRVILVKLADRTHNMRTLAHLKPERQVDIAQETLEIYAPLAHRLGIYWIKSELEDNALRFLHPEVYYQLKRNVAKKKAEREKHTKEVISIIGKKLAEAGIEAEISGRPKHFYSIYQKMQAQNLLYDQIYDLIAFRVVVDSVGECYEALGVVHASWKPVPGRFKDYVALPKPNGYQSLHTTVIGPYGERIEIQIRTREMHRVAEYGIAAHWRYKAPGDPGPDIDQRFAWLRQLLEFQQQVSDPQEFLRSVKEDLFSEEVFVFTPKGDLLNFPVGATIIDFAYRIHSEIGRHCAGARVNGKIVPLRYSLQSGDTVEIITTANQTPSKDWLKIAKTQRAKARIRAWIKGQQSARSVAVGREILERDLGRAHLELAALRKDGTLARVLKELELPDEDTLLADLGYGKLTAQQVLARILPEQELERRRERAEGALQRLMRLVSRQSKSGVRVSGVEDMLVRFGKCCQPLPGERIAGFITRGRGVTVHAQDCPKVLETDPQRRIDVQWENGKGTPRPVRVEVIGVDRQGLLAAMSKAISSTGINIAKAQVHVIGDHKAQNVFELMVGSIDDLNTVMRNLGRVRGVMRVTRVRT, encoded by the coding sequence ATGACCATCGGCGACCTGATCGATCGCGTCCGCGGCTACAGCCCCACGGCGAACGTCGACGTCATCCAGAAAGCCTACGACTTCTCCGCCGAAGTCCATCATGGGCAGCGCCGGCGTTCGGGCGAGCCCTATCTCACCCATCCCCTCCAGGTCGCCGGCATCATCGCCGACCTGCGGCTCGACGTGCCGAGCGTCGCCACCGGGCTGCTGCACGACACGGTCGAGGACACGCTCGCCACCCTGCCGCAGCTCCAGGAGCTGTTCGGCGACGAGATCGCGGTGCTCGTCGACGGGGTCACCAAGATCGGCCAGATCAACTTCACCTCGCGCGAGGAGAAGCAGGCCGAGAACTTCCGCAAGATGCTGCTCGCGATGGCGCGCGACATCCGCGTGATCCTGGTGAAGCTCGCCGACCGCACGCACAACATGCGGACGCTCGCGCATCTGAAGCCCGAGCGTCAGGTCGACATCGCGCAGGAGACGCTCGAGATCTACGCGCCCCTCGCGCACCGGCTCGGCATCTACTGGATCAAGAGCGAGCTCGAGGACAACGCGCTGCGCTTCCTGCACCCCGAGGTCTACTACCAGCTGAAGCGCAACGTCGCGAAGAAGAAGGCCGAGCGCGAGAAGCACACGAAAGAGGTGATCAGCATCATCGGCAAGAAGCTGGCCGAGGCCGGCATCGAGGCCGAGATCAGCGGTCGCCCGAAGCACTTCTACTCGATCTACCAGAAGATGCAGGCGCAGAACCTGCTCTACGATCAGATCTACGACCTCATCGCGTTCCGCGTCGTCGTCGACTCGGTCGGCGAGTGCTACGAGGCGCTCGGCGTCGTGCACGCCAGCTGGAAGCCGGTGCCGGGGCGCTTCAAGGACTACGTCGCCCTGCCGAAGCCGAACGGCTACCAGTCGCTGCACACGACGGTGATCGGGCCGTACGGCGAGCGCATCGAGATCCAGATCCGTACGCGCGAGATGCATCGCGTGGCCGAGTACGGCATCGCGGCGCACTGGCGCTACAAGGCGCCGGGCGATCCCGGGCCGGACATCGACCAGCGCTTCGCCTGGCTGCGCCAGCTGCTCGAGTTCCAGCAGCAGGTCTCCGATCCGCAGGAGTTCCTGCGCTCGGTGAAGGAGGATCTCTTCAGCGAGGAGGTCTTCGTCTTCACGCCGAAGGGCGACCTGCTGAACTTCCCGGTCGGCGCCACCATCATCGACTTCGCCTACCGCATCCACTCGGAGATCGGCCGTCACTGCGCCGGCGCGCGCGTCAACGGCAAGATCGTGCCGCTGCGCTACTCGCTGCAGAGCGGCGACACCGTCGAGATCATCACCACCGCGAACCAGACGCCGTCGAAGGACTGGCTCAAGATCGCCAAGACCCAGCGCGCCAAGGCCCGCATCCGCGCCTGGATCAAGGGCCAGCAGAGCGCGCGCTCGGTGGCCGTCGGCCGCGAGATCCTCGAGCGCGACCTCGGGCGCGCGCACCTGGAGCTCGCCGCCCTGCGCAAGGACGGCACGCTGGCGCGCGTGCTGAAGGAGCTCGAGCTGCCCGACGAGGACACGCTCCTCGCCGACCTCGGCTACGGCAAGCTGACGGCGCAGCAGGTGCTGGCGCGGATACTCCCGGAGCAGGAGCTGGAGCGGCGCCGCGAGCGCGCCGAGGGTGCGCTCCAGCGGCTCATGCGGCTCGTCAGCCGCCAGTCGAAGAGCGGCGTGCGGGTGTCCGGCGTCGAGGACATGCTGGTGCGCTTCGGGAAGTGCTGCCAGCCGTTGCCGGGCGAGCGCATCGCCGGCTTCATCACGCGCGGGCGCGGCGTCACGGTGCATGCGCAGGACTGTCCGAAGGTGCTGGAGACCGATCCGCAGCGGCGCATCGACGTCCAGTGGGAGAACGGCAAGGGCACGCCGCGCCCGGTGCGGGTCGAGGTGATCGGGGTGGATCGACAGGGACTGCTGGCGGCCATGTCGAAGGCCATCAGCTCGACCGGCATCAACATCGCCAAGGCGCAGGTGCACGTGATCGGCGACCACAAGGCGCAGAACGTCTTCGAGCTCATGGTCGGCAGCATCGACGACCTCAACACCGTGATGCGCAACCTCGGCCGCGTCCGCGGCGTGATGCGCGTCACCCGGGTGCGCACGTGA